One stretch of Streptomyces hygroscopicus DNA includes these proteins:
- a CDS encoding membrane protein, producing the protein MPLSEHEQRMLEQMERALYAEDPKFATALEGSGLRTYTRRRVYQAVAGFLVGIALLMVGVIVPQIWISVVGFLIMLGCAVLAVTGWRKAPKPGEAQGGGGAAPRRQGRQRRSMMARIEERWQRRRDEQGH; encoded by the coding sequence GTGCCGCTCTCGGAGCACGAGCAGCGCATGCTCGAGCAAATGGAGCGAGCGTTGTACGCCGAAGATCCCAAGTTCGCGACAGCGCTTGAGGGAAGCGGGCTGCGCACGTACACCCGGCGACGGGTCTACCAGGCGGTCGCGGGTTTTCTGGTGGGTATCGCGCTCCTCATGGTCGGAGTGATCGTTCCCCAGATCTGGATCAGCGTGGTGGGCTTCCTGATCATGCTGGGATGTGCGGTGCTCGCGGTGACCGGCTGGCGCAAGGCTCCCAAACCCGGCGAGGCGCAGGGCGGCGGCGGGGCGGCTCCCCGCCGTCAGGGCCGTCAGCGCCGTTCGATGATGGCGCGTATCGAGGAGCGGTGGCAGCGTCGCCGCGATGAGCAGGGCCACTGA
- a CDS encoding methyltransferase type 12: MSDPQRPRASLRTAVVWEVLKDALERRAKVTGREAAEGGAVHGALDVLDTGGGSGNFAVPVAGLGHRVTVVDPSPNALFALERRAAEAGVADRVRGVQGDVHGLFDVVERGGYDVVLCHGVLEYVDDPAEGLRNAAAALRPAGTLSVLAAGLGGAVLARALAGHFTEARQALTDPEGRWGSGDPMPRRFTADQLSELVEAAGLEIAAVHGVRVFADLVPGVLVDTEPGALDALLQLEEAAAGLPAFRSVATQLHVLAERD, translated from the coding sequence GTGTCAGACCCGCAGCGCCCCCGTGCGTCCCTCCGTACCGCCGTGGTCTGGGAGGTCCTGAAAGACGCCCTGGAACGGCGGGCCAAGGTCACGGGCCGGGAGGCGGCCGAGGGCGGGGCCGTGCACGGCGCGCTGGACGTCCTGGACACCGGCGGCGGCAGCGGCAATTTCGCCGTCCCCGTGGCCGGCCTCGGCCACCGCGTCACCGTGGTCGACCCGAGTCCGAACGCCCTGTTCGCGCTGGAGCGGCGGGCCGCCGAGGCCGGGGTGGCCGACCGGGTGCGCGGAGTCCAGGGCGATGTCCACGGGCTGTTCGACGTGGTCGAGCGGGGCGGTTACGACGTGGTGCTCTGCCATGGCGTCCTGGAGTACGTGGACGACCCCGCCGAGGGCCTGCGGAACGCGGCGGCGGCCCTGCGCCCCGCCGGAACCCTCAGCGTGCTCGCGGCGGGCCTCGGCGGCGCCGTGCTGGCCCGCGCCCTGGCCGGCCACTTCACCGAGGCCCGGCAAGCGCTTACCGACCCCGAGGGCCGCTGGGGCTCCGGAGACCCGATGCCGCGCCGCTTCACCGCCGACCAGCTCTCCGAGCTGGTGGAGGCGGCCGGTCTGGAGATCGCCGCGGTGCACGGGGTGCGGGTCTTCGCCGATCTGGTCCCCGGAGTGCTCGTGGACACCGAGCCCGGGGCGCTGGACGCCCTGTTGCAGCTGGAGGAGGCCGCCGCCGGGCTGCCCGCCTTCCGCTCCGTCGCCACTCAGCTGCACGTTCTCGCCGAGCGGGACTGA
- a CDS encoding ABC transporter ATP-binding protein translates to MGGTPEAETGAAVTAEGLGVRGSHGWAFRGADIAADSGALIAIEGPSGSGRTSLLLTLTGRMRPTEGHGVVGGFRVPQQMARIRRISALAHVPGVIELDPVLTVAEHLRERALLRRRFADSPRGLLRPRRERAAASRAGIDAALTAAGLDLDTLPKGPRTAVRDLERLEALRLSIALALIARPRLLAVDDADMKLSDAERQRAWALLREVAEGGTTVLAVCSQAPADAVVVRTARKSPAEKSQQADGDASGTPAAHEAGHEAGHDENEKGAADALAETRRA, encoded by the coding sequence GTGGGGGGCACCCCAGAAGCGGAGACCGGGGCGGCGGTGACGGCCGAGGGGCTCGGCGTCAGGGGGTCGCACGGCTGGGCGTTCCGCGGTGCCGACATCGCCGCCGACTCCGGTGCGCTGATCGCGATCGAGGGCCCGTCCGGCTCGGGCCGCACCTCCCTGCTGCTCACGCTCACCGGCCGGATGCGCCCCACCGAGGGACACGGCGTGGTCGGGGGCTTCCGGGTTCCCCAACAGATGGCGCGCATACGCCGGATCAGCGCGCTCGCGCACGTACCGGGCGTCATCGAGCTCGATCCGGTGCTCACGGTCGCCGAGCATCTGCGGGAGCGGGCCCTGCTGCGGCGCCGGTTCGCGGACTCCCCACGCGGGCTGCTGCGCCCGCGCCGTGAGCGGGCCGCCGCGTCCCGGGCCGGGATCGACGCGGCCCTCACGGCCGCCGGGCTGGACCTCGACACGCTGCCCAAGGGGCCGCGTACGGCCGTACGGGACCTGGAGCGGCTGGAGGCGCTGCGGCTGTCGATCGCGCTCGCGCTCATCGCCCGGCCGCGGCTGCTGGCCGTCGACGACGCCGACATGAAGCTCTCGGACGCCGAACGCCAGCGCGCCTGGGCGCTGCTGCGGGAGGTCGCGGAGGGCGGCACCACGGTCCTCGCGGTGTGCAGCCAGGCCCCGGCCGACGCGGTCGTGGTCCGGACCGCGCGGAAGAGCCCGGCCGAAAAGAGCCAGCAGGCCGACGGGGACGCCTCCGGCACTCCCGCCGCCCACGAGGCCGGACACGAGGCCGGACACGACGAGAACGAGAAGGGGGCGGCGGATGCGCTCGCCGAAACTCGCCGCGCTTGA